CATTTAGATCAACTTAAGTTCCTCAAATAACTTAATTTCTCTTTTTTCGAAATCACTAAGTCCTTAAATATGAAGCTCCATTGATATCAATAATACATCCAGTCATAAACTCAGGAGCTTCATCCGCACAGTAATGAACCATATTGGCGACTTCTTCAGGTTGAGCAACCCTACCTAATGGACTTTCATTGAGAAACATATCAGCCATAGGACTATCCAAGGCTGGTTTCGACATATCTGTTTCAACAAATCCCGGTGCAATTGTATAGACAAAAACGCCTTTTGGGGCTAAAGCTTTTGCCATCGACTGTCCTAATGCATTGAGCCCAGCTTTTGAGGCACCATAAGCCATGGCAACTGGCTCACCTCTAAATGCACCTCTTGAAGAAATATTTACAATACGTCCTCCTCCATTTTCAGTCATGTGTTTAGCCAATAGGAAAGACAGATTTGCCGGACCATACAAATTGAGAGAGATAGTTTTCTGCCAATGCTCTTGCCAAGCTTCCAAATCTGCAATCTCGAATTCAAGTATGTCGAAAACACCTGCGTTATTAACCAAAACATCAACTTTAGCATATTTCTCTAAAACTTTATGAACCAAACTTTTGAGAGATTCATCATTTGATAAATCTGCTTGAATGATGATATGATTTGC
This genomic stretch from Bacteroidota bacterium harbors:
- a CDS encoding SDR family oxidoreductase; translated protein: MSLQGKTVLVTGSSRGIGKESAKLLAEKGANVIIQYHKNREAAEATLRELKPANHIIIQADLSNDESLKSLVHKVLEKYAKVDVLVNNAGVFDILEFEIADLEAWQEHWQKTISLNLYGPANLSFLLAKHMTENGGGRIVNISSRGAFRGEPVAMAYGASKAGLNALGQSMAKALAPKGVFVYTIAPGFVETDMSKPALDSPMADMFLNESPLGRVAQPEEVANMVHYCADEAPEFMTGCIIDINGASYLRT